Genomic window (Xenopus laevis strain J_2021 chromosome 3S, Xenopus_laevis_v10.1, whole genome shotgun sequence):
GAGTGCCGTGATTTACCCAGTAATACACTATGTGCACTCAAACACTTCCATGTGGAAAGTGAGTGCAACTACTTACACTCGTACATACATACGTACACACATGTACAAACCTTGCATGACGTCCGGAGCCTTTGCCGTTcctttttaattgctttcttttgtatttctttttctctctttataaGAAGTGATTGTTGCCGAgcttcctcttcttccttttcttttgcaAAACGAACAGCTTCTAATTCTGCTTGTTTTACCTGTCatatgcatatttaaaaaaacactatcaACATTCATGTTACCCAagtaacaaaaagttaaataacaaaataacatggTCACATAATTTTATACCAGTGATAGTTCCCACATTGTCCTTAAAGTATAATATTGAAACTCCTGTATCTCCAGAAGACATAATCAGTTACCACTAAACTGTGCACTACTGCATGCACACACACAAGTTGTACGAGATACTAGTGTAGGCAACAATATTGTAATTTCATAGTTTGGTCCCAAACATCTTGAAGAGCACATATTCTCAAAGTGTGCACAGAATACATTTTTGTCCCCAATGACTACAAAACATTGAAAGGAATAATTCTCATTATGAGCACTTTGGTTATTAATGGCTATTTCTGGCAGTACAGCTACTTGAAGTTACTAGTGCTGAACACTACACAGTGTCAGTTTGTATGTGTAAATGTGGAATGAAAATGAGATTTGTTGTAAAGCAATGATTTAACTGtatctttgtttttcattttttaccaatttttgtTCTGGTGcccttaaaaacataaaatgggggctaGAAAGTATTTAgatgaatataaaacattttgtgttactgtttccTTAATGTGAACAATACTTCTTTTTCAGCACAGTTTGGTATATTATTGTCCAGGACATAGGGATGTTCTGCTATATCCCAAATACTCTAGCTTGAAACAAAATAAcatatgtctttcatttcttaCCAGTTCACCCCAGGACACATGTATATCTAAATCAGAACTCCAGCATGTACACAAGCTACTTGTAGCACTGGGCAGGATACTAAACAGGTGTATTGCTTCAGAAGCAAGAGAGGATATACCCAAACTATACACAGCCTGTTCTCTGCAATGCAACttatcatcttttttttattttttattaaacacatatttataaagcatctgcatattctgcagcactgcacAGTCGATGCAGTAGACATACACAGATTACATGCAAAATACAATCCAATTattcaaaaaaaagaaagggttatgagacacaaggtgtgggttTCACAGAGCAGTACCTGGAAAGTGCTACAACAGCTCTTAATCCTGTAAAAAGTTTATCTGCCAAAACTTCCTATGGCtcttttttatttcctctttCATAGAAATTGGAGGCAGTCCTCATTAAAAGGGAAAGCCTTGTTGAGTTTTAAGCATGCAATTAATTTCCATTTCTCACTtaccctttctttttcttcttgttcTTTTCTTCGAGCATCAGCTTTTGCTTTCTTTTCAGCTTCTTTCCGTGCTTTTTCTTCctctttaaatttctttattcttGGGTCACTACTATATGCATTGTCTagaaaatcaatatatattttagaactGTAACTATACAATTCAATATTATATGTGAATACCGATTATTAAAAAGCACACTTCTTCCTCCTTTTCTAAGAAGAAAGGTCTGAAAGACAGACGGCCCAACACTTTCTTCTTAAACATGATTAGCACTCCTGAAAACAAAACATAAGGTTCCAAAGCCCAGTATTTCATCACTAGAGACTTTGATCACtattttcagcaaaaaacaaAGCAATCAAAACACTTGGAACTGGTGACAGCCATTTCCCATACTTCTCTACTTTTTGAGAACAAAGATGTACTCACTCTGGTGTCCTATAAAAAGCAGAATTCCAAAGTATGCTTGCTTTTGTAAATTCAAAGGCAATGAAAAACAAGTGAAGTTCAcaaccataaaaataatgtagGGCTATAGACATATCTTCTTATGCATGCATGTATAATCATGCCTATCCATAGTACATCATTGTACCAGCACACGAGAAGAATGTCAAACTATCTCTCTGCTGCCAAGAACTCAGttaagaataaaaaacatttggcaTGTACCAACTAATGTTCGTATCctattcatttcttcttttttcctctgTGCTCTTGCAGCTCTGTTTTGCTTTTCGATCCACCTTCTCTCATCACGACTAAGAATACCAACAAGGAAAGAACGGTAAGTGCATTTAGTTCAATTACATGTCTTCATAGTGCACGTGTTTCTTATAGTGTAATGGGATACAAGCATTAATAAATATCATATAGCAGTAACATTAAGTAGTTGATACTTTTAATGAGCTATTTCTAACTGGACAGGTCGTCCTAACGTTTTTGTTAAAAGTGCGTTAGTGATTTATGAATAATCTATAGAGGACTTCCAGATAGCATAACAATTCTGAACCATGTActgcttattaaaataaaaaagggagtTGTCTGAGTACTACAAGGCtaagtgaaataaatgtaaagtattaTGGAGATGcagttaataaatatacatttcctgGCCCTATGTTTTATCAGTATTATAGTCTGTGCAACTGCATACACACTTTTCCAAAGAAATACATCCAAGCAGAAAGGTGccagtataaaaaaaagatatgacCAAAGGTAAACAGGACTACTTTTTGGGGTTTACCGTTATGTAGTATGATGGCTTTTGATGAaacttttaactaaaaaaatccattcaaaatgtatgcacttgcaaAGATACTGAATTAATAATGAAACAAGGACCAGGGACTGCACATTAACCAAATCCCtctattttgtatgtttgtaattCATATGTCCAGATCTGttgactttttattatattttacatagtCTTGGAGTGCTTcccatttgtattatattttaacagTTATTCTACAGGAAGGTAGGACACATTTCCATGTGCTTGTAGCAGCCCAACACCCATCCCTTTAATGGTCGTTTTAAGCCAACAATGAGAGTTGGTCTTGAAGACCTCTCCTCTAAAACAAATCTACAGCAGGGGACGAATCAGTACATGACGGCAATGCTTTAATCAAGAGACACTTTCCATAGAAAATTCAACTAAGCAGGGAGGTGCCATAAGACCAGAGGAAAATAGTTAGGACCACTATATGGGGAATAACTTGAAATGGTATACACTGCTTATTTCTATGCCTATTATAATATTTTGTTAAGGCATTGTTTTTTACAAGAGAAATTATTTATACAACCCACAACATCTATCCTTTTCTTGTGACTACACATTTCATGAGCAATATTTTAAACCCTTTAATTTACCACTCagccttttctttctcttcttcatcCAAATATGAAAACTCTCTCCATGAGTCAAAATTAtaccttgaattaaaaaaaataagcacacaattatacattaaaggagaactgtcatgaactataaaccataccatttttctcactaatatataacattaattaGTATAACTAAATCTATACCGAACTGCATCAATTTTGTGTTATAAACACACTTTCTTATCACTCATTTCTAACAGCTCTCCAGCATTTTCAGAATCTGAAATTAGGAATCAACAACATACAATTAGGCCGCCCATGTTCCCAGAGTCATATTTCCCCTCCCTCATCCTCTAGTAACATCATATCTGAGTGCAACACTTCTCTGTTTGCAGACAAGTAAGCATTATTGAAGAGCTGCATTTGTGCCTCTGGTTTGGTTGACACAGAAAAGAACTTTTCAAGGatcatgtattgttcacacctctaatATCCCCCAGTATTGTTCATGTCTATAATCCCCCTCCAGTATTGTTCACGCTTGTAAAACTGTACTGTTGCTACATATAACAGTTATGTACTACGGTATATACTATGTTCCCtatgtgtttgccatactctgcctgtcctacactgcctgtgtgccatactttatGCTGTATGGTTGAGGTTTTAGATATGTTTATAACACAGCATTATTTCACATTGGTACAGCTTCTCTTTGATACCCATTAAAAGAAGCATCCCAGCCCTATGGCATTCTTTCACATTGGCATATTTTCTCTCTGATATCCATTATAAGCAACTGTGGAGGTGGTGGGTTAAACATACTAATGGAATGAATGTCACATTTaaactacaatccccataattcATTACAAATAGCAGGCTTCTGATAGAGGGTATGACTTTATGACATCAAATTTGGTGTGGGGGGGTCAGTTTAAGTTTAACTCTGAAAAAATACTGTATTCTTTTTAATTGTTAACTTTACTGCGTAATACTTAAAAGTTAGAGAACACTATATCTCATGacagttctcttttaaatatagactTGTTATGGATTATGCGTTTAATATAGACTTGAGGACAGAGAGAAACAAAGAAAACATACCAGAAAGAGTAGAATCCATCAACTTCTTCAATACAGGAGCTCATATCTCCAAGTTTTGGTATATTCTTCTTATTTGACCACCTGCAATATTTAATCACCATTTATGGTCTGTAGCTAGTTGCCAAAATAACACAGGCTTAGATTAGCTATACTAGCaatgaaaaaaagaacagaagATCGTTACCATTTGTTTTTAAGCATGCAGCAGCTTTGGCATTTTACCTGTTATTTCTCTCAAATACAGGAGAAAATACTTCAAAGAAGTTGTCCTTTCCTTCATTCTTGGATGGAATGTTATTATCAAATGTAGGATCTATGCTATTGAATGCTCTCCTTTTTATAGGATCTGACAAGATTTCATTAGCTGGCAATGAAAGACAGAAAGGAAATGAGAAAGAAGCAATTaacaataaataagaataatttcAGTATCACGTCAAATTGAATACACAGTACCCTCTGTAACTTTCACCTAGTTGCTAACAACAAGTTATCAATCAAAAGATTGCATATAGTTTAAGGTTGAACAATGAATTATCTGTAATGGTACACACTGGCTTGGATAAATGTGTCCATTAGTTAAATAATTTCTTGTTCAGAAAATAAGTTCCAGCTCAAAGTCTGATAAATCACCCACAAGAATATCTTAGTCCATTTGTTTCCAGTGTGCTCTATATAGAGGCATACAGTGTGGACCAAAGACAACATATGGTATGTTTCCAACCAAAAGGTTCTTCTTCCACTCATTATCCTtgggcacatttaggggcacatttacaaagctcgagtgaaggattcgaattaaaaaaacttcgaatttcgaagtgttttttgggctacttcgaccatcgaatgggctacttcgaccttcgactacgacttcgactcgaacgattcgaactaaaaatcgttcgactattcgaccattcgatagtcgaagtactgtctctttaagaaaaacttcgacccccctacttcggcagctaaaagctaccgaagtcaatgttagcctatggggaaggtccccataggcttgcctgagattttttgatcgaaggatattccttcgatcgttgtattaaaatccttcgattcgaaggatttaatcgtttgatcgaacgaataatccttcgatcgtttgatcgcagAATTtacgctaaatcgttcgacttcgatattcgaagtcgaacgattttagttcctagtcgaatatcgagggttaattaaccctcgatattcgacccttcatacatctgccccttaatgttttaagaGAGATCCTATAATACAACTAAAGATTATGGCTGTAGAAACGTGTGTGCTTTTAATCTCACCTTTAGTTATACAAGTAAAGTAGTCATTGTCTCCTTCAACTATCTGTTCACCAGCTGCCTTTCTCTTGTCTGGATGATGCTTCAGAACCATTGCTTtatcttggttaaaaaaaaaatattgaagataAATGGTATGATTATTACAACCATGTTATTTGTCtcgattttattttaaagtttcataAAGTTCTGCAGTGTTGGATAACAATGAAAACCATTGTACAGTCATTTTCAGCAAAAGAATGAAGTGGCTTAGAATAATATGGACAACAATGTTTATCTTTGAGAGATTCAAAAGACATCTCCAAATCACCCCTACAAATGTGGGCCTGTTATTTATTTCGGTATTATAACATCAGTCACCTTGAAACCTTGTTTTAGAGATTATGTAAGGGCATGTatagataaaaacaaaaagtttacaTGTGATTGGTCAGTAAAGCCAAACcgtataatatttaatataacactaaggggcagatttatcaaaatgtgagattagagtttatcacataaaaatccACCCACATGCTATTCATTCCTGGGATTTTTTAGAAATACATTCATTAAATGGTAAACTGTaatattcaaccattgataaatacacttataAAAATTCTCAAGGCACTCTAACTGTACAATATAGCTTGACAAACGaatgtatttcatgtttttgATGCTAAATGGATAAATACTATACTGTACACAAATGTCTAaacttttcagaaataaaaatatttaaaaaaaaaaaaattctcaaggcATGAACAGAAAGAACTGAAAAGAGTTTACCTTGGCAAGGGAAATAATATGAAATGTCCCTCAAGTAATAAACCAATAAAATTTAGAGAAAAATACTCGCTAAGCGGAATAAATTATATACATGCCTTActaaccattttaaaaaaaaaaagcaaaaaataaaccaTTTGATTATATAGAGTTAAACTTGGTTGAAAAAAAGTTCTAATTCAGCTGGAAGTTGAAGAAGTAGCTGGggactgggggaaaaaaaaaaagatgatttatGGATTTGGAAGGGATATGTTCTAAAGGGGGCAGACACGCAAACCAGAGACTAATACATTAGTTTTTAAATGCTCACTATGTCCATCTAAGCCGATATTCTTCACCTATCAAAAAATCTATTTACTTTGCAAAAAtcattaatttatacagtatctataatttatacaatatctataatatatactCAATCTGCAAGAATATTTTCTCGTATTCAATTATATATGTGTGATTATGACTTACGAGCAGCTTTGATCTGTTTCTGCGTTGCCTTGTACCTTAAATTCTTCAATCCAAGAACTGCATAGTGATCTTGGTTCTACAAAAATCATAGTGCAATATAAAATTACAAAGTGCTTGTATTATGAGAATACTCACCGATTACCAACCCCTAACTCCACCCACATAAACTACCTTCAGAGAATATTAACAAGTCTTATAATAAGCAACTCTAGAAAGAAATCATAggcaatacataaataaacaggTAGATAAAAAGACAATTATAAATAACAATCCATATCTGGAGAAATCATCTGAACCATGATGGCAGAAATCCAAGTACATATTTTTACCACTTGGATTTGTTGACAAGGCTATGCCTACTGCATATGCAGTAACAATGGTGTTTTCCATACACATACTCAGGtatatttttaaacctgcccaaagAGTTCTCTGATTAACACAATTTCAATATAACATGCTCCACTCTGTGTTGGATAATTACTGATTATAAGGGAAAAATGGGGCAGCTCTGCTAAAATTAACAGATACGTATTTGCAATATGTTCTCTCTTCATTAAAAAGTATTCATATATATGAACCTTCCAGTCCTTGGGATCAAGAGTCTTTAAGAGGGGGAATTCTTCCAGCTGAAATTCTTCATCTTCTGATTCCTCTGACAATTCTTTTTCATCCTCCAACTCCTGGAATGAAGCTGATACATTCCTGTTCCTGCGTTTGATGAAAGCTTCAAACCATCTTCCCACAGGCTCAACCTTGCACAATACTGAAGCTGTCAGACAACAAGGCAATAAATGCCTGATTAATACGATATATAAACAgattactttccaa
Coding sequences:
- the dnajc2.S gene encoding dnaJ homolog subfamily C member 2, with protein sequence MLIEAQAEQCTFVTRGLCAASVLCKVEPVGRWFEAFIKRRNRNVSASFQELEDEKELSEESEDEEFQLEEFPLLKTLDPKDWKNQDHYAVLGLKNLRYKATQKQIKAAHKAMVLKHHPDKRKAAGEQIVEGDNDYFTCITKANEILSDPIKRRAFNSIDPTFDNNIPSKNEGKDNFFEVFSPVFERNNRWSNKKNIPKLGDMSSCIEEVDGFYSFWYNFDSWREFSYLDEEEKEKAECRDERRWIEKQNRAARAQRKKEEMNRIRTLVDNAYSSDPRIKKFKEEEKARKEAEKKAKADARRKEQEEKERVKQAELEAVRFAKEKEEEEARQQSLLIKREKEIQKKAIKKERQRLRTSCKNWNYFSENESESVKMMEEIEKLCDRLELASFQSLNDTLAVSTKEEGKSAVEKQIEEVNAQLKKEKEQEEARMKQSTRGADNSAMGGGSGSKSWSEDDLQLLIKAVNLFPAGTNARWEVIANYMNLHSISGIKRTSKDVINKAKSLQKLDPQQKDDINKKAFDKFKKEHKVVPPSVDNAVPSERFEGPAVEMSPWTTEEQKLLEQALKTYAVNTPERWEKIAEAVPGRSRKDCMKRYKELVEMVKAKKAAQEQVLNATKTKK